The DNA region CCGCGTTGACCCCATCGCGAGCAAGCTCGCTCCCACATTGGTTTTGTGAACAACGCAGATCCACTGTGGGAGCGAGCTTGCTCGAGATGGCGATCTCCCAGGCGCCAAATCTCCCCGGAACCCTCCACCTTCCCCCGTTGTCGACTAGGCTCTAAGCACTGCTTGATTATCCTTGTGACGTCTTGTCGAATTTTTTCCCGCGGGGGCGGGTGCTGCACCTTTTTCCTGTCACTCGTCGACTTTTCAAACAGAACCCTGGAGCCTGCCCACTGATTCGAGAGGTGCCCCATGAGTCTGCTGCTTGAACCCTATACCCTTCGCCAATTGACCCTGCTCAACCGCATTGCGGTGTCGCCGATGTGCCAGTACTCCAGCGTCGATGGACTGGCCAATGACTGGCACCTGGTCCACCTCGGCAGCCGCGCTGTCGGCGGGGCCGGCCTGGTGTTTACCGAAGCCACGGCGGTGACCGCCGACGGACGCATCACCGCCGAGGACCTCGGCCTGTGGAGCGATGAACAGATCGAACCTTTGCAACGCATCACTCGCTTCATTGCGGCTCAAGGCGCTGTGGCCGGCATTCAGTTGGCTCACGCCGGGCGCAAGGCCAGCACCCATCGGCCGTGGATCGGTAAACATGGCAGCGTCAAACCCGAAGACGGTGGCTGGATCCCCGTAGGCCCTTCGCCGATTGCTTTCGACCCGCAGCACACCCACCCCAAGCAGCTCGATGATGGCGAGATCGCTGAGGTCATTCAGGCCTTTGTCGCTTCGGCCAAACGGGCGCTGACCGCCGGTTTCAAAGTGGTGGAAATACACGCCGCCCACGGTTACCTGTTGCATCAGTTTCTTTCGCCCTTGAGCAATCAGCGGCGCGATCAATATGGTGGTTCGTTCGAGAATCGCATCCGGCTGGTGCTGCAAGTCACCGAAGCGGTGCGTGCGGTGTGGCCTGAAGAGCTACCGCTGTTCGTGCGGGTGTCGGCCACCGATTGGGTGGAAGACGGCTGGAACCCCGATGAAACGGTCGAGCTGGCGCGA from Pseudomonas sp. ACM7 includes:
- a CDS encoding NADH:flavin oxidoreductase/NADH oxidase, with product MSLLLEPYTLRQLTLLNRIAVSPMCQYSSVDGLANDWHLVHLGSRAVGGAGLVFTEATAVTADGRITAEDLGLWSDEQIEPLQRITRFIAAQGAVAGIQLAHAGRKASTHRPWIGKHGSVKPEDGGWIPVGPSPIAFDPQHTHPKQLDDGEIAEVIQAFVASAKRALTAGFKVVEIHAAHGYLLHQFLSPLSNQRRDQYGGSFENRIRLVLQVTEAVRAVWPEELPLFVRVSATDWVEDGWNPDETVELARRLKALGVDLIDVSSGGTAANAEIPTGPGYQTRFAERVRKESGIATGTVGMITEPAQAEHILRTCQADIIFLARELLRDPYWPLHADDDLGGRKAIWPAQYQRATHREQPIHESDLRD